In Saccharicrinis fermentans DSM 9555 = JCM 21142, a genomic segment contains:
- a CDS encoding SusC/RagA family TonB-linked outer membrane protein gives MKENLNLIKSTILFLLLIFASGQILAQNRMITGTVIGEDGLGIPGATIAEKGTENGTISDMNGKYSIRVASKTQTLVFSFIGMETKEVDIANRNIIDVTMTSTIVGMDEVIVVGYGVQTKESMLSAIDQVSGDELESLRAPNVSSALSGMSPGLISVTSSGQPGEDGASLYIRGRSSVNNDEALVVVDGVEQLSDFSYMDPNEISSISILKDAAATAVYGVKGANGVIIITTKRGSISKPKLSFNSTFTFKQPTSPVEMANSYETLSLYNIASKNDGQFDQLISDEALQHYKDQDMPYLYPDVDWYDVLTKSFSTAQKHNFSARGGTAKVKYFLSLGYTHEGDAFKEVDLDLGYKSKNTFDVLSYRTNLDFDLSPSTTFKTDFAGRMQTKNEASSLSFTSDFYDYPSWASPVYYPGELLEEYPDDNPVHPDSSTDRWAYNNLIQNSNNPYTILHGSGLDTRRRNVLTANFELTQQLDFISKGLSVSGRYNFSLNYLFLQEINYTPRDFYLWEDGTWENVDGEDAQQGNASIGTEKNTYKQNQSYYNLSLNYKRSFGAHNISALWLWSRKKKETQSDFPLFKEDRVGRFTYNYNKRYFIEASGAQNGTDKFAPGKKFGFFPAVSIGWSLGNETFVRNALPFVNKLKVRASYGQSGSESGSSAMMYLSTFDYISSGDEANYRMKFGDDFNDSGDLLTHSILGNENATWETATKKNIGVDFTLFKNHIVGNVDFYNEERDGIFVSPQDIPSYLGTTAKIQKVNRGETKKHGYEIELKYIKQVNNDFNYSITAAYGFSENRRGDMAEGIYAEDYLKDQGKPLNTNKILMTNGLYQNIDEVLNSVIPTFGGNWMPGDIMYVDYNADGEIDEVKDKIFYGDPKTASTIFSLTLRANYKKWHIQAFISGQDDVSASATGFYFPFYQERASQVRPEHFNYWSPDNADASWPITHYTSTAYKNSTTSNTYTLLDASFIRLKNVELSYDLQSNNRILPFNCTLFVSAYNLFTITDMKYGDPEGGNVGNYPILKRYNLGLKVNF, from the coding sequence CATCATCGATGTAACCATGACTTCAACCATCGTAGGAATGGACGAAGTAATAGTGGTGGGTTATGGGGTACAAACCAAAGAGAGTATGCTTTCGGCCATCGATCAGGTAAGTGGCGACGAGCTCGAATCCCTGAGAGCCCCCAATGTTTCCAGTGCACTTTCTGGTATGTCTCCCGGACTGATCTCCGTTACCAGTTCTGGCCAGCCCGGAGAAGATGGTGCCAGCTTGTATATCAGAGGACGCTCATCGGTAAATAACGATGAGGCATTGGTAGTAGTAGATGGTGTAGAACAGCTATCCGATTTTTCCTACATGGATCCCAATGAAATCTCATCCATTAGTATATTAAAAGATGCAGCCGCAACAGCGGTTTATGGTGTTAAAGGAGCCAATGGAGTCATTATAATTACCACCAAGCGGGGTAGCATAAGCAAACCAAAGTTATCCTTCAACTCTACCTTCACCTTTAAACAGCCTACCAGTCCTGTAGAAATGGCTAATTCATACGAAACGCTTTCCTTATACAACATTGCCAGTAAGAATGATGGACAGTTTGACCAACTCATTTCTGATGAAGCACTTCAACATTATAAAGATCAGGACATGCCATACCTGTATCCCGATGTAGACTGGTATGATGTATTAACAAAGTCCTTTTCAACAGCTCAAAAACACAATTTTTCTGCACGTGGAGGAACTGCCAAAGTAAAATATTTTCTTTCCTTAGGGTATACCCACGAAGGTGATGCCTTTAAAGAAGTGGATTTAGATTTGGGCTATAAGTCAAAAAACACTTTTGATGTTTTGAGCTACCGTACCAATCTCGACTTTGACCTTAGTCCAAGCACCACATTCAAGACCGATTTTGCAGGAAGAATGCAGACTAAAAATGAAGCATCCTCCTTGAGTTTTACATCTGATTTCTATGACTATCCCTCGTGGGCATCTCCGGTCTATTATCCTGGGGAACTATTAGAAGAATATCCGGATGACAATCCCGTTCATCCCGATTCAAGTACAGACAGATGGGCTTACAACAACCTGATTCAAAACTCTAATAATCCATATACTATCCTCCATGGAAGTGGATTAGACACCCGGAGAAGGAATGTTCTTACCGCCAATTTTGAACTAACACAACAGCTAGATTTTATAAGCAAAGGATTATCCGTTTCGGGTAGATACAACTTTTCTCTTAATTATCTTTTTTTACAAGAAATTAATTACACCCCTCGAGATTTTTATTTATGGGAAGATGGCACTTGGGAAAATGTAGACGGTGAAGATGCGCAACAAGGCAATGCCTCCATTGGTACTGAAAAAAACACCTATAAACAAAACCAATCATATTATAATCTATCCCTAAATTATAAACGAAGTTTTGGCGCTCATAACATAAGTGCACTATGGCTTTGGAGTCGCAAAAAAAAAGAAACACAAAGCGATTTTCCTTTATTCAAGGAAGACCGCGTAGGACGCTTTACCTATAACTATAACAAACGATACTTTATCGAAGCCAGTGGTGCACAAAATGGTACCGATAAGTTTGCTCCCGGTAAAAAATTCGGTTTCTTTCCTGCTGTCTCCATCGGATGGAGTCTAGGCAATGAAACCTTTGTGAGAAACGCATTGCCCTTTGTCAACAAATTAAAAGTTCGGGCCAGCTATGGCCAGTCTGGCAGTGAATCAGGATCATCTGCAATGATGTATCTATCTACATTTGATTACATTAGCAGTGGAGACGAAGCCAATTACAGGATGAAATTTGGAGACGATTTTAATGACTCCGGAGACTTATTAACCCACTCCATTTTAGGAAATGAAAATGCCACATGGGAAACAGCGACCAAAAAAAATATAGGTGTTGATTTTACCCTCTTTAAAAACCATATAGTAGGTAACGTCGATTTCTACAATGAGGAAAGAGACGGTATTTTTGTAAGCCCTCAAGACATTCCATCCTATTTGGGTACTACCGCTAAAATACAAAAAGTAAACAGAGGTGAAACCAAAAAACACGGTTACGAAATTGAGCTCAAATATATCAAGCAGGTAAATAACGATTTCAACTATTCGATTACTGCGGCATACGGATTCAGCGAGAATAGAAGAGGAGATATGGCCGAAGGCATCTACGCCGAAGACTACTTAAAAGACCAGGGAAAACCGCTCAACACCAATAAAATATTAATGACAAATGGTTTATACCAAAACATCGACGAAGTTTTGAATTCTGTAATTCCAACTTTTGGAGGAAACTGGATGCCTGGCGACATCATGTATGTAGATTACAATGCTGATGGAGAGATAGATGAAGTAAAAGATAAAATATTTTATGGCGACCCCAAAACTGCCAGCACAATTTTCAGCCTAACACTAAGAGCGAATTATAAAAAATGGCACATCCAAGCCTTTATCTCAGGACAAGATGATGTAAGCGCCAGCGCTACCGGATTCTACTTTCCTTTCTATCAGGAAAGAGCCTCACAGGTACGTCCAGAACACTTTAATTACTGGAGTCCCGATAACGCAGATGCTTCATGGCCTATTACTCATTACACCTCTACTGCTTATAAAAACAGCACCACCAGTAATACATATACCTTACTGGATGCCAGCTTTATTCGACTAAAGAATGTAGAACTATCTTACGATTTACAATCTAACAATCGTATTCTTCCTTTTAACTGTACCTTATTTGTTAGCGCTTACAACTTATTCACCATCACCGATATGAAATACGGTGATCCAGAAGGTGGAAACGTAGGTAACTACCCCATATTAAAAAGGTACAACCTCGGCTTAAAAGTTAATTTCTAA